From Budorcas taxicolor isolate Tak-1 chromosome 19, Takin1.1, whole genome shotgun sequence, the proteins below share one genomic window:
- the OMG gene encoding oligodendrocyte-myelin glycoprotein: protein MEYQILKMSPSLFILLSLTPGVLCICPLQCICTERHRRVDCSGRNLTTLPSGLQQNIIHLNLSYNHFTDLHNQLTQYTNLRTLDISNNRLESLPAQLPRSLWNMSAANNNIKLLEKSDTAYQWNLKYLDVSKNMLEKVVLIKNTLRSLEVLNLSSNKLWTVPTNMPSKLHTVDLSNNSLTQILPGTLINLTNLTHLYLHNNKFTFIPDQAFDQLFQLQEITLYNNRWSCDHHQNITYLLKWMMETKAHVIGTPCSSQISSLKEHNIYPTPSGFTSSLFTVSGMQTVDTINSLSTVTQSKVTKIPKQYRTKETTFGATLSKGTTLTSTDKAFVPYPEDTSTETINSREAAAATLTIHLQDGMVTNTSLTSSTKSSPTPMTLSITSGMPNDFSEMPQQSTTLNLRREETTTDGKTRLPSVASAWKANASFLLMLNAVVMLAV from the coding sequence ATGGAATATCAGATATTGAAAATGTCTCCCAGCCTGTTCATCCTTCTGTCTCTCACACCTGGTGTTTTATGCATTTGTCCTCTCCAATGTATATGCACCGAGAGGCACAGGCGTGTGGACTGTTCAGGCAGAAACTTGACTACATTACCATCTGGACTGCAACAGAATATTATCCATTTAAACTTGTCTTATAACCACTTTACTGATCTGCATAACCAGTTAACCCAGTACACCAATCTGAGGACCCTGGACATTTCAAACAACAGGCTTGAAAGCTTGCCTGCTCAGTTACCTCGGTCCCTCTGGAATATGTCTGCTGCTAACAACAACATTAAACTGCTTGAAAAATCTGATACTGCTTATCAGTGGAACCTTAAATACCTGGATGTTTCTAAGAATATGCTGGAAAAGGTTGTCCTCATTAAAAATACACTAAGAAGTCTCGAGGTTCTCAACCTCAGTAGTAACAAACTCTGGACAGTTCCAACCAACATGCCCTCCAAACTACACACCGTGGACCTGTCTAACAATTCCTTGACACAAATCCTTCCAGGAACATTAATAAACCTGACAAATCTCACACATCTTTACCTGCACAACAATAAGTTCACATTCATTCCAGATCAAGCTTTTGACCAACTCTTTCAGTTGCAAGAGATAACCCTTTACAATAACAGGTGGTCATGTGACCACCACCAAAACATTACTTATTTACTTAAGTGGATGATGGAAACAAAAGCCCATGTAATAGGGACTCCCTGTTCTAGCCAAATATCATCTTTGAAGGAACATAACATATACCCCACACCTTCTGGATTTACCTCAAGCTTGTTCACTGTAAGTGGGATGCAGACAGTGGACACCATTAACTCTCTGAGTACGGTAACTCAGTCCAAAGTGACCAAAATACCCAAACAATATCGAACAAAGGAAACAACATTTGGTGCCACTCTAAGCAAAGGTACCACCTTGACTAGCACTGACAAGGCTTTTGTGCCCTATCCAGAAGATACATCCACAGAAACCATCAATTCACGTGAAGCAGCCGCTGCAACTCTAACTATTCATCTCCAAGATGGAATGGTTACAAACACAAGCCTCACTAGCTCAACAAAATCATCCCCAACACCCATGACCCTAAGTATTACTAGTGGCATGCCAAATGATTTCTCTGAAATGCCTCAACAAAGCACAACCCTTAACTTACGGAGGGAAGAGACAACCACAGATGGAAAGACACGCTTACCTTCTGTGGCAAGTGCTTGGAAAGCAAATGCTTCGTTTCTCTTAATGCTCAATGCTGTGGTCATGCTGGCTGTCTGA
- the EVI2B gene encoding protein EVI2B translates to MDLKYFVLILFCGHLNDTFSSETEATTTERQPQSTVFRPSMPYISANSQGTIETPSSQPTQFNNLSSGQPITTAKAAAGQPTPLAYASSGKPAAHTSAGQPLVYNVTRKTIQIANTSSQGTALPVFTSAIQLSPSAYSSSRQSPPSVYIPTQQPSSTHTSSRKSITPTVHSISIQPTPTVQSSPRKTPGFNFEFSSTTNIPKEANYDNSVAAILIGTILTTMLVVILMIVLWKCLRKPVLNDQNWAGRSPFADGETPDVCLDNIRENEAFPKRSSIISLMVWKPSKSALLADDLEIKLFESNENTEDSKNPKTERIKDQANGTSEDSGDGSTIGTAVSSSDDADLPPPPASLLDTEGQEGNKPDKPTMITESPHPNDSTNLPPSLDCLNQISEHHNSESKQSFPPPPDSFNLTVPPGDFMKNQEDSNNEIQFQEFPIPPDFDQDLNESLPPPPAEL, encoded by the coding sequence ATGGATCTCAAGTATTTCGTCTTAATTTTGTTTTGCGGACATCTGAATGATACTTTTTCCTCAGAGACAGAAGCAACTACAACAGAGAGGCAACCACAATCTACTGTATTTAGACCATCAATGCCATATATCTCGGCGAATTCTCAGGGCACGATAGAGACTCCTTCAAGTCAACCAACACAATTCAACAACCTATCTTCTGGACAACCAATAACAACTGCCAAAGCTGCTGCTGGACAACCAACACCACTTGCCTATGCTTCTTCTGGGAAACCAGCAGCACATACTTCTGCTGGACAACCACTTGTCTATAATGTCACcagaaaaacaatacaaatagCCAACACCTCCTCCCAAGGAACAGCACTGCCTGTGTTTACCTCTGCCATACAGCTATCACCATCTGCCTATTCTTCTTCCAGACAATCGCCACCATCAGTTTATATTCCTACTCAACAACCATCATCTACCCACACCTCTTCCAGGAAATCAATTACCCCGACTGTTCATAGTATATCCATACAACCAACACCAACTGTCCAAAGTTCACCTAGGAAGACACCAGGATTCAACTTCGAATTTAGCAGTACAACAAATATCCCAAAGGAAGCCAATTATGATAATTCAGTAGCAGCCATATTAATTGGTACAATTCTGACTACTATGTTGGTAGTTATACTCATGATTGTATTATGGAAATGTTTGCGAAAACCGGTGTTAAATGATCAAAATTGGGCAGGCAGGTCTCCGTTTGCTGATGGCGAAACCCCTGATGTATGTTTGGATAACATTAGAGAAAATGAAGCATTCCCAAAACGTTCATCAATTATTTCACTTATGGTCTGGAAACCAAGCAAAAGTGCGCTTTTAGCAGATGACTTAGAAATTAAGTTGTTTGAATcaaatgaaaacactgaagatTCTAAAAATCCCAAAACAGAGAGAATAAAAGATCAGGCAAATGGTACATCAGAAGACAGCGGTGATGGATCAACAATCGGCACGGCTGTTTCCTCTTCAGATGATGCAGATCTGCCTCCACCACCTGCTTCCCTTCTTGATACCGAAGGACAGGAGGGGAACAAACCTGACAAACCCACGATGATAACTGAATCTCCTCATCCAAACGATTCCACCAATCTCCCACCATCTCTAGATTGTCTCAACCAAATCTCTGAACATCATAATTCTGAGTCCAAACAGTCATTTCCACCTCCCCCTGACTCATTTAACTTGACCGTGCCACCAGGAGATTTTATGAAAAACCAGGAAGATTCCAACAATGAGATCCAATTTCAGGAATTTCCTATTCCTCCTGACTTTGATCAAGATCTCAATGAATCTCTGCCACCCCCACCTGCAGAACTGTAA
- the EVI2A gene encoding protein EVI2A: MGHMGHYLHLAFLMTTAFSLSPGTKANYTHLWDNNTTVLDPDIHNKMDRSQNENFNTNPKTPEADKKDNSTNMPETATSSHIAFLTPKSELELSVSSVVRNSPPTVQSIENTSKSHSEIFKKGVCEDDNNKMAMLVCLIIIAVLFLICTILCLSTVVLANKVSSLRRSKQVGKRQPRSNGDFLASSGLWPAESDTWKRAKQLTVPNLMMQSTGVLTATRERKDEEGTEKLTN; encoded by the coding sequence ATGGGACACATGGGACATTACCTGCATCTTGCCTTTCTGATGACAACAGCTTTTTCTTTGTCTCCTGGAACAAAAGCAAACTATACCCATCTGTGGGATAACAATACTACTGTCTTGGATCCAGATATTCACAACAAGATGGACAGAAgccaaaatgaaaactttaacACAAACCCTAAAACTCCTGAAGCAGATAAAAAAGATAATTCTACAAACATGCCTGAAACAGCAACATCATCTCACATTGCGTTTTTAACTCCTAAATCTGAACTGGAGCTTTCTGTATCTTCTGTTGTCAGGAACAGTCCTCCAACAGTACAGAGCATTGAAAACACAAGCAAAAGTCACAGTGAAATTTTCAAAAAGGGTGTCTGTGAGGATGACAACAACAAGATGGCCATGCTAGTCTGCTTAATCATAATTGCTGTGCTCTTTCTTATCTGCACCATTCTATGTCTATCAACTGTGGTTCTGGCAAACAAAGTTTCATCTCTCAGACGATCAAAACAAGTAGGCAAGCGTCAGCCTAGGAGCAATGGTGATTTTCTGGCAAGCAGTGGTCTCTGGCCTGCTGAATCAGACACTTGGAAAAGAGCAAAACAGCTCACAGTGCCCAACCTAATGATGCAATCTACTGGAGTGCTCACAGCTACgagggaaagaaaagatgaagaaggAACTGAAAAACTCACTAACTAA